A stretch of the Vigna radiata var. radiata cultivar VC1973A chromosome 7, Vradiata_ver6, whole genome shotgun sequence genome encodes the following:
- the LOC106765677 gene encoding protein BASIC PENTACYSTEINE2 isoform X2, whose product MDDDVLNMPNWGYYEPFRGGHLGLQLMPGMTDRDTKPYLPARDPSVLMGASGTFHPRDCVVSEAPMQLNYVRDNWTSQRDRYFSMQQPTNPNYAVLPETSVAPNLQIIQPPDTSRDEKVDRIEELVVKKEGGQSKKRQTKGALTTPKAKKPRKPKDNGNVPVQRVKPPKKTMELVINGIDMDISGLPIPVCSCTGSPQQCYRWGCGGWQSACCTTNVSIYPLPMSMKRRGARIAGRKMSQGAFKKVLEKLAAEGYNFANPIDLKTHWARHGTNKFVTIR is encoded by the coding sequence ATGGATGATGATGTGTTGAACATGCCCAATTGGGGTTATTATGAACCCTTCAGAGGGGGACATCTTGGTCTGCAGCTCATGCCTGGTATGACTGATCGAGACACCAAGCCGTATTTGCCTGCTCGTGATCCATCTGTGTTAATGGGTGCTAGTGGAACTTTTCACCCTAGAGATTGCGTTGTTTCCGAAGCACCAATGCAGTTAAACTATGTCAGAGATAATTGGACAAGCCAAAGGGATAGGTATTTCAGTATGCAGCAGCCCACAAATCCTAATTATGCTGTTCTTCCTGAAACATCAGTAGCTCCCAACTTGCAAATTATACAACCACCTGATACATCCAGAGATGAGAAAGTGGATAGAATTGAAGAGTTAGTTGTCAAAAAGGAAGGTGGTCAGTCAAAGAAAAGGCAGACTAAGGGTGCTCTGACGACCCCAAAAGCTAAGAAACCTAGGAAGCCGAAGGATAATGGCAATGTTCCAGTTCAACGTGTGAAGCCCCCGAAGAAGACTATGGAGCTTGTAATTAATGGAATTGATATGGACATTTCTGGTCTGCCCATTCCAGTTTGTTCGTGTACCGGGAGTCCTCAGCAGTGTTACCGTTGGGGTTGTGGAGGTTGGCAATCGGCCTGTTGCACCACAAATGTGTCGATATATCCTTTGCCAATGAGCATGAAAAGGCGTGGTGCTAGGATAGCTGGGAGGAAAATGAGCCAAGGTGCCTTTAAAAAGGTTTTAGAGAAACTTGCGGCTGAAGGATATAATTTTGCTAACCCTATTGATCTGAAGACTCATTGGGCCAGACATGGCACGAACAAGTTTGTTACTATCAGGTAG
- the LOC106765677 gene encoding protein BASIC PENTACYSTEINE2 isoform X1: MPIHTLFFSTLSLSPFLLRLSSLSSLFAFLFLSLSDFCLSHLSLSGRANPKDRLHPPIAMDDDVLNMPNWGYYEPFRGGHLGLQLMPGMTDRDTKPYLPARDPSVLMGASGTFHPRDCVVSEAPMQLNYVRDNWTSQRDRYFSMQQPTNPNYAVLPETSVAPNLQIIQPPDTSRDEKVDRIEELVVKKEGGQSKKRQTKGALTTPKAKKPRKPKDNGNVPVQRVKPPKKTMELVINGIDMDISGLPIPVCSCTGSPQQCYRWGCGGWQSACCTTNVSIYPLPMSMKRRGARIAGRKMSQGAFKKVLEKLAAEGYNFANPIDLKTHWARHGTNKFVTIR; encoded by the exons ATGCCCATACATACCCTATTTTTTAgcactctttctctctctccattcCTATTGCGactctcttctctctcctctctcttcgcctttctctttctctctctttcagaTTTCTGTCTctctcatctttctctctccGGAAGGGCAAACCCTAAAGACCGTTTGCACCCACCAA TTGCCATGGATGATGATGTGTTGAACATGCCCAATTGGGGTTATTATGAACCCTTCAGAGGGGGACATCTTGGTCTGCAGCTCATGCCTGGTATGACTGATCGAGACACCAAGCCGTATTTGCCTGCTCGTGATCCATCTGTGTTAATGGGTGCTAGTGGAACTTTTCACCCTAGAGATTGCGTTGTTTCCGAAGCACCAATGCAGTTAAACTATGTCAGAGATAATTGGACAAGCCAAAGGGATAGGTATTTCAGTATGCAGCAGCCCACAAATCCTAATTATGCTGTTCTTCCTGAAACATCAGTAGCTCCCAACTTGCAAATTATACAACCACCTGATACATCCAGAGATGAGAAAGTGGATAGAATTGAAGAGTTAGTTGTCAAAAAGGAAGGTGGTCAGTCAAAGAAAAGGCAGACTAAGGGTGCTCTGACGACCCCAAAAGCTAAGAAACCTAGGAAGCCGAAGGATAATGGCAATGTTCCAGTTCAACGTGTGAAGCCCCCGAAGAAGACTATGGAGCTTGTAATTAATGGAATTGATATGGACATTTCTGGTCTGCCCATTCCAGTTTGTTCGTGTACCGGGAGTCCTCAGCAGTGTTACCGTTGGGGTTGTGGAGGTTGGCAATCGGCCTGTTGCACCACAAATGTGTCGATATATCCTTTGCCAATGAGCATGAAAAGGCGTGGTGCTAGGATAGCTGGGAGGAAAATGAGCCAAGGTGCCTTTAAAAAGGTTTTAGAGAAACTTGCGGCTGAAGGATATAATTTTGCTAACCCTATTGATCTGAAGACTCATTGGGCCAGACATGGCACGAACAAGTTTGTTACTATCAGGTAG